One window of Triticum dicoccoides isolate Atlit2015 ecotype Zavitan chromosome 5A, WEW_v2.0, whole genome shotgun sequence genomic DNA carries:
- the LOC119302479 gene encoding uncharacterized protein LOC119302479, translating into MASLVPGVLVKLLQHMNTDVKVAGEHRSSLLQVVSIVPALSGSDLFTNQGFYLKVSDSSHATYVTLPEEQHDLILSDKIQLGQFIHVDRLEAATPVPILWGVRPVPGRHPCVGNPEDLVLTSSSKVAGSKKAQPANGSKPTNGLKDAGVLSLEKEKSKLEKINAPHKTVGTENKKPVLTKSKSSLSKQALNGVTEKKETVKPKARPARVRSTPSSPTSVYSLPATFDRFSSDLRQRHGVKGPEKASSSRLSLLERAASVLKVTTAGRRSSVVNSISSSVLGIGSGPKALRRSWEGAVDTKAKNNSDSKTTKADRKPENRAPTTPRRKPPVNEKVTHKDDSKIHNPARKSTSSAPAPPVDADKAPKKHPPTLKRTSGGLSNPNVTNLVKIPPNSKKLTDVGNSWASLPPSLAKLGKELLKYRESAQAAAVEAMQEASAAESLLRCLSLYAEVSSTAEEQNPQPTVEQFLALHSSLSRATVITDTLTKSAAPPECSAASDAGTVVSAPDDEAAAAVAVERQRRAKSWVNAALATDLAGFGLYNLKPVPATVSSPLAVVIVDESAKPVAASPNAVKSLSPAAKSRMSPAKGKPRTGPGATAAAVTPAPPEWERGVGAEERGQLARRLGEESRGWFLGFVERFLDADVSAAAPWDRERAARMLPQLKRVNDWLGEIGTRGEAAPPPPASQDGDEEPAATTAAAASANGCGVPEETIERLRKKIYEFLLTNVDSAAAVLGGAAAAPAPAPASGKKS; encoded by the exons ATGGCGTCATTGGTGCCCGGTGTCCTCGTCAAGCTCCTCCAGCATATGAACACGGATGTCAAAGTCGCAGGAGAACATCGGTCATCCCTTCTTCAGGTTGTCAGCATTGTGCCGGCACTTTCAGGGAGTGATCTTTTCACCAACCAAGGGTTCTACCTCAAGGTGTCCGATTCTTCGCACGCCACTTATGTGACCCTTCCCGAGGAACAGCATGATCTCATCTTGAGCGACAAGATTCAGTTAGGGCAGTTCATCCATGTCGATCGCCTTGAGGCTGCCACTCCGGTACCCATCCTTTGGGGTGTTCGGCCAGTTCCTGGCCGTCATCCTTGCGTTGGCAACCCCGAGGACCTTGTGTTAACCAGCTCTTCCAAAGTTGCCGGCAGCAAGAAAGCACAACCGGCCAATGGATCGAAACCAACCAATGGATTGAAAGATGCTGGTGTCTTGTCGCTAGAGAAGGAAAAGAGCAAGTTAGAGAAAATTAATGCTCCCCACAAAACCGTTGGGACAGAAAATAAGAAACCGGTGCTGACCAAATCAAAATCTTCACTGTCAAAACAGGCTTTGAATGGGGTTACTGAGAAGAAGGAAACAGTGAAACCAAAGGCAAGACCTGCCCGTGTTAGATCAACACCTTCATCTCCAACCAGTGTCTATTCTCTACCTGCAACATTTGACAGATTCTCTAGTGATCTAAGACAGAGACATGGGGTAAAAGGACCAGAGAAAGCATCATCTTCTAGGCTCTCCTTGTTAGAAAGGGCAGCTTCAGTTCTGAAGGTCACTACTGCAGGGAGAAGGTCCTCTGTGGTTAACTCAATCAGTAGCTCTGTGCTGGGTATTGGATCAGGGCCAAAAGCATTGCGAAGAAGCTGGGAAGGAGCTGTAGATACAAAAGCAAAAAATAATTCAGACTCGAAGACGACCAAAGCTGACAGGAAACCTGAGAACAGGGCCCCAACG ACTCCTAGAAGAAAGCCACCAGTGAACGAGAAGGTGACACATAAAGACGACAGTAAGATTCATAATCCTGCTAGAAAGAGCACGTCAAGTGCTCCTGCTCCTCCAGTCGATGCTGACAAAGCACCAAAGAAACATCCTCCTACTCTAAAGAGGACATCTGGTGGTTTAAGCAACCCAAATGTCACAAATTTGGTTAAGATTCCACCAAACAGCAAAAAACTGACAGATGTCGGCAATTCATGGGCATCACTTCCTCCGTCACTTGCCAAATTAGGAAAG GAGCTTCTGAAGTACAGAGAATCGGCACAGGCGGCTGCTGTTGAAGCCATGCAGGAAGCTTCTGCTGCAGAAAGCTTGCTGAGATGTTTGAG CTTGTACGCTGAGGTGAGCTCGACGGCGGAGGAGCAGAACCCGCAGCCGACTGTTGAGCAGTTCCTCGCCCTCCACAGCTCGCTCTCCCGCGCCACGGTGATCACTGACACCCTCACCAAGTCAGCAGCCCCGCCGGAATGCTCAGCGGCCAGCGACGCCGGGACGGTGGTCTCTGCCCCGGACGATGAGGCTGCTGCTGCAGTCGCAGTGGAGCGGCAGCGCCGAGCCAAGTCCTGGGTTAACGCCGCGCTCGCCACGGACCTCGCTGGCTTCGGGCTCTACAACCTCAAGCCCGTCCCGGCCACGGTATCGTCGCCGCTGGCCGTGGTCATCGTTGACGAGTCGGCAAAGCCAGTTGCGGCGTCCCCCAATGCCGTGAAGTCGTTGTCTCCGGCGGCGAAGTCGCGGATGTCCCCCGCAAAGGGGAAGCCGAGGACGGGCCCGGGCGCTACGGCAGCTGCGGTGACGCCCGCCCCGCCGGAGTGGGAGAGGGGGGTAGGCGCGGAGGAGAGGGGGCAGCTGGCTCGGCGGCTCGGGGAGGAGTCCCGGGGGTGGTTCCTCGGGTTCGTGGAGCGGTTCCTGGACGCCGACGTGTCGGCAGCGGCGCCGTGGGACCGCGAGCGCGCGGCCAGGATGCTCCCGCAGCTGAAGCGCGTCAACGACTGGCTCGGCGAGATCGGGACGCGCGGCgaggcggcgccgccgccgccagcgtcgCAGGACGGGGACGAGGAGCCTGCGGCCACCACCGCGGCCGCTGCCTCGGCCAACGGCTGCGGCGTGCCGGAGGAGACGATCGAGCGGCTGAGGAAGAAGATCTACGAGTTCCTCCTCACCAACGTCGACTCAGCTGCCGCGGTGCTCGGCGGCGCGGCAGCCGCGCCGGCCCCGGCGCCGGCGAGCGGGAAGAAGTCGTGA